The genomic interval TCAGCGGCGCCGACGCCACCATCATGCTGACGGGCCCCACCCCGGCCGCCCAGAAGGCCCTCGCCAAGGCGGGCCTGAGCGTCGACGACATCGACCTGTTCGAGCTCAACGAGGCGTTCGCCTCGGTCGTCCTGAAGTTCCAGAAGGACCTGAACATCCCGGACGAGAAGCTGAACGTCAACGGCGGCGCCATCGCCATGGGCCACCCGCTCGGCGCCACCGGCGCGATGATCACCGGCACCATGGTCGACGAGCTGGAGCGCCGTAACGCCCGCTACGCCCTGGTGACCCTGTGCATCGGCGGCGGCATGGGTGTGGCCACCATCATCGAACGCGTCTGACGCCCTACCTCACAGGAGAGACCAAAAGACATGACCGACAACATGATTGCCTGGGAGAAGGACGCCGACGGCATCGTCGTGTTGACCATGGACGACCCCAACCAGGGCGCCAACACGATGAACGAGCTCTACAAGAGCTCGATGCAGGCCACCGTCGACCGCCTCGAGGCCGAGAAGGACGACATCGCCGGTGTCGTCATCACCTCGGCGAAGAAGACCTTCTTCGCGGGCGGCGACCTCAAGAACATGATGCAGACCGGGCCGGACGACGCCGCGGCCATCATGGAGGAACTGACCGTCATCAAGTCCGCGCTGCGCCGTCTGGAGCAGCTCGGTAAGCCGGTCGTCGCCGCCATCAACGGCGCGGCGCTCGGCGGCGGCCTGGAGATCGCGCTGGCCACCCACCACCGCATCGCCGCCGACGTGAAGGGCCTGAAGATCGGCCTGCCCGAGGTGAAGCTGGGTCTGCTGCCCGCCGGCGGCGGCGTCACCCGCACTGTGCGGATGTTCGGCCTGCAGACCGCGCTGCTGCAGATCCTGTTGCAGGGCAACGAGTTCGACGCCAACAAGGCCAAGGGCATCGGCCTGGTCGACGAGGTCGTCGGCTCGGTCGAGGAGCTGGTCCCGGCCGCCAAGGCGTGGATCAAGGCCAACCCCGACAAGGGCGTGCAGCCCTGGGATGTCAAGGGCTACAAGATCCCCGGCGGCACCCCGTCGAGCCCGGCGCTGGCCGCCAACCTCCCGGCGTTCCCGGCGAACCTGCGCAAGCAGCTCAAGGGCGCCAACATGCCGGCCCCGAAGAACATCATGTCCGCCGCCATCGAGGGCGCACAGGTCGACTTCGACAACGCCTCGCTGATCGAGTCGCGGTACTTCGTCAACCTGCTCACCGGGCCGGTCGCGAAGAACATGATCCAGGCGTTCTTCTTCGACCTGCAGACCATCAACAACGGTGGTTCGCGGCCGAAGGACGTGCCCAAGCGCGAGATCAAGAAGGTCGGCGTGCTGGGCGCGGGCATGATGGGCGCGGGCATCGCCTACGTGTCGGCCAAGGCCGGGTACGAGGTCGTGCTGAAGGACGTCTCGCTGGAGGCGGCCGAGCGCGGCAAGAACTACTCGGAGAAGATCGAGGCGAAGGCGCTCTCGCGGGGCAAGACCACCGAGGAGAAGTCCAAGGCGCTGCTGGACCGCATCCACCCGACCGCCGACGCCAAGGATTTCGCGGGCGTCGACTTCGTCATCGAGGCCGTCTTCGAGAACACCGAGCTCAAGCAGAAGGTGTTCCAGGAGATCGAGGACATCGTCACCCCCGACGCGCTGCTCGGCTCCAACACCTCCACCCTGCCGATCACCGGCCTGGCCACCGGTGTGAAGCGGGAGCAGGACTTCATCGGCATCCACTTCTTCTCGCCGGTGGACAAGATGCCGCTGGTCGAGATCATCAAGGGCGAGAAGACCTCCGACGAGGCGCTGGCCCGGGTGTTCGACTACACCCTGGCGATCCGCAAGACCCCGATCGTGGTCAACGACAGCCGCGGCTTCTTCACCTCGCGCGTGATCGGCACGTTCGTCAACGAGGCGATCGCCATGCTGAAGGAGGGCATCGACCCGCAGACCATCGAGCAGTCGGGTCTGCAGGCCGGTTACCCCGCGGCGCCGCTGCAGCTGTCGGACGAGCTGAACATGAAGCTCATGCAGAAGATCGCCGCCGAGACGCTGGAGGCCGCGAAGGCGGGCGACACCCGCCTGGGCACCGAGCGGCACCCGGCGCAGGACGTCATCGACTACATGGTCGGTGAGGGTCGTCCGGGCCGGCTGGAGAAGGCCGGTTTCTACGACTACGACGAGAACGGCAAGCGGCTGGGCCTGTGGTCGGGTCTGCGCGAGCACTTCAAGACCAGCACCGAGGACCAGGTTCCCTTCCAGGACCTGATCGATCGGCAGCTGTTCATCGAGGCCATCGAGACCCAGAAGTGCTTCGACGAGGGTGTGCTGACCGCGACGGCCGATGCGAACATCGGCTCGATCTTCGGTATCGGCTACCCGGCCTGGACCGGCGGTGTGCACCAGTTCATCGTCGGTTACCCGGGTGGCCAGGAGGCCTTCGTGGCCCGCGCCGACGAGCTGGCCGCCAAGTACGGCAAGCGGTTCGAGGTACCCGCCTCGCTGCGTAAGTAATCCCGGCGTAGCAGCCGGTACGGCCCGGATCACGGTGGACGTGGTCCGGGCCGTACCGCGTCCGAAGGGCTTTCGCGGGTGCGGGATACACGCGGGCGGAATTGCCACCGCGTCGCCGAAGTCCGCGCTACGTTGGAATCAGCGGAACGTTCGAGGTGGTCCCATGAACCCACATACGGGCAAAGTCCGCAGCACCGATGCTCCCGCCGAATCGAACACCCAGCGTTACCCGCGGATCGGGATCGCCGACCAGCTCGCGGCGATGGGGTTGTTCGACGCCGAGGAGATCGGCCGCGGCGGCTTCGGGGTCGTCTATCGCTGTGCCCAGCGCGCCCTGGACCGGGTCGTCGCGGTGAAGGTGCTCTCCTCGGAGATCGACCAGGAGAGCCGCGAGCGATTCCTGCGCGAGGAGCACGCGATGGGCCGGTTGTCCGGCCATCCGAACATCGTGGACGTGCTGCAGGTCGACGTGACACCCGGTGGGCTGCCCTTCATCGTGATGCCCTACGCCACGCACGGCTCGCTCGAGCAACTCATCCGCGACCACGGGCCGCTGGACTGGTCGGATTCGCTGCGGGTCGGGGTGAAACTGGCCGGGGCGATCGAGAGCGCGCACCGGGTGCACGTACTGCACCGCGACGTGAAACCCGCCAACGTGCTGCTCAGCCGCTACGGCGAACCGCAGCTGACCGATTTCGGCATCGCCCGCATCCCGGGTGGATTCCGCACCTCGACCAGCATGATCACCGGCTCGCCCGCGTTCACCGCGCCCGAGGTGCTCAAGGGCGAGGAGCCGACCGTGCGCTCGGACGTGTACGGCCTGGGGTCGACCCTGTTCGCCCTGCTCACCGGGCACGCCGCCTTCGAGCGGCAGTCCGGGGAGAAGGTCGTTGCGCAATTTCTGCGCATCACCACCCAGCCCGTTCCGGACCTGCGCGAGCAGGACATCCCCGCCGGTGTGGCGGAGGTGATCGAACGGGCGATGGCGGCCGATCCGGCGGACCGGCCGCGGTCGGCGCTGGAGCTGGGCGAGCTGCTGCGCTCGGTACAGCGCGAGCAGGGCCAACTGCCCGACGAGATGGCGTTGCTGCAACCCGGTCCGAACGCCGACGAGGCCGGCATCGCGGGGGCGACGGCGTACCCGTCGCTCCGCTCGCGGTCCGTGCTGACGGGCAGGCGGGCCTCGCCGACCCTGCGTCCGCCGCCTCGCGACGGCTCGCAAGATACCGCCGCGGCGCACCCGCTGGTTCCGCCCGCCACGTTACCGCCTACGGCGGCAACGAAATTCCGGCCGCCGACGCCGACGCGGCGGCCGATCGAACGTCCGCGTCTGCTGGATATCCTGCGCGCCGGTGAACGCCGTCGGCTGGCGGTGATCCACGGTCCGGCCGGATTCGGCAAGAGCACCGTCGCGGCGCAGTGGCGGGCCGAGCTGACCGCCGGTGGCACCGCGGTGGCCTGGCTCGGCATCGGCGATGACGACGACAACGAGGTGTGGTTCCTGGCGCACCTGGTGCAGGCCATCCGCCGGGTGGCACCGGAACTGGGCACGGGACTCGAGCAGGTGCTCGAGGAGCGGTCCGGGGAGGCCGTGCCCTACGCGATCTCCACGCTGATCGATGAGATCCACACCGCCGGGCAGCCGGTAGCGGTGGTGATCGAGGACTGGCACCGGGTCACCGACGCCGGGGCGCATCGGGCGATGGACGCCCTCCTGGACAATGCCTGCCATCACCTGCGGTTCGTCGTGACCACCAGGGAGCAGACCGGCTTGCCGCTGAGTCGGCTGCGAGTGCGTGACGAGGTGGTCGAACTCGGCTGCGACGAGCTGCGCCTGACACCGCTGGAGACCCGGCAGATTCTGGTGGAGCGCAACGGTTTCCGGCTGACCGACGAGCAGGTCGAGCAGATCCACACCGCCGCGGACGGCTGGCCCGCGGCGATCCAGCTGGTGAGCCTGTCGCTGCGGGGCGGACGACCGGCGTCCGCGGACGAGCCCGCGGGCGCGGCGGTGGTCGACGCGGAGCAGCTCATCGCGCATCTGTCCGGTGGCAATCACGCTATTCGCGAATACCTTTCGGAGAACGTGCTCGACACCCTCGATACCGACATGCTCGAGTTCCTGATGGCGATCTCGGTGACCGAACGGGTGAGCGGTTCGCTGGCCGCCGCGCTCAGCGGTGCGTCCGACGCCGAGCGATTGCTGGAGCAGGCGCAGCAGCGGGAGCTGTTCGTCAGCCGCGTCGAACACGACCCGGAGTGGTTCCGGATCCAGCCGTTGTTCGCCGAGCACCTGCGTGACCGGCTGGAGCGCGTGCACCCCGGCCGGTCGAAGGCATTGCACCGCAAGGCTTCCCGGTGGTACGCCGAGCATCGCCAGCTGCGCCGGTCGGTCGATCACGCGCTCGCGGCCACCGATCTGGAGCTGGCGCTGGACCTGCTGGAGTCCGGCGGCATGGATCTCATCGATACCTCACGGCTGGCCACGCTGCTGGGGACGGTGTCGAAACTGCCGGTGCAACAGGTGGCTTCGCGGTCGAAACTGCTGCTGGCACTCGCGCGCGCCAACATCAATCTGCAACAGTCCGGGGCCGCGCGCACCGCGCTGGGGCGGCTGTCGAGCATGCTGGCGCGCAGTTCGCCCACCGACGCCGAGACGGTGCGACAGCGCTGTGAGGCCGCGGTGCTGGGCGCCGCCGATCTCGTGGCGCGCGACCGCACCGACGGTGTGCTGGACAAGGTTTCGGATTGCCTGAAGCTGGCCGACGACCTGCCGCCGTGGACGGTGTCGACGGCGGGCAATCTGGTGTCGTTCGTGCGGCTGTGCGAGTTCGACTTCGACGGGGCGCGCAGGATGCAGGACTGGGCGGCGCCGTATCACGCCCGCTCCAAGGACCCGCTCGGCATGGTGCTGGGCCTGCTGGGCAAGGGTGCGGCGGCCTACGAACAGCTCGATATCGACACGGCCACACAGTGTTTCGAACAGGCGTGGCAGACGGCGCGGGAGCGTTCGGGTCCGCGTTCGCACGCGGTCCGGGTGGCGGCGGCGGTGCTCGGTGAAGTCACCTACCGGCGTGGTGATCTGGATGCGGCCCAGGCGCTGCTGGACGAGAGCCATCAGCTGGTGGCCCGGGTGGGGCCGGTCGACTTCCTGATCACGACGTTCGTGGTGGGCGCGCGGGTCAAGGCGGTGCTCGGCGATGTCGATACCGCCGTCGCGCGGCTCGACGAGGGTGCGCGCATCGCCGCCGACCGCAAACTGCCCCGGCTGGCCGCCCACATCCGCGCCGAACGTCTCCGGCTGGACCTGCCGGTCGAGCGGCCCGCCGTGTCGATGCCGGAACCGGCGATGCGGCCGGTGCGGCACAGCACGGGCGTGGCCGCGCTGACGTCCGAGGCGGAGGAGATCGCCGCCATCCGCGCCCTGCTGGCCCGCCACTACCGCGGCGGCGTCGACGCCCTCGGCGACGACGACGTGGCCCCGCTCGGCACCGACGACTCCGCGGTGAAACGGGCCAGGGCACTACACGCCCGGATGTCCGAACAACGCCGTCCCCGTGCGGGATTGGACGCCGCCCTCCTCCTCGCCGAATGTCTCTCGGCGGCAGGCTGGACCGGCGAAGCCATCGCCACCCTCACCCCGGCCGTCGCCCGCTGCGCCGAATTGGGTTGGCCCCGGCCACTATTGGATGCTGGCCCCGGCGTCGTCGGCCTGCTCAGCACCTTCCGCAACGACCTGCTGTTCGGTGCGGATCATGCCGAAACCCCCGCCATACCAAGGAAATTCCTCGACTGCCTGCTTTGAGCGTATTCCGTCATCCCGGCGAAAAGCGTGCCGGGATGACGGAAATGTGGCGCCCTCTCACGATGGGGATGCGCGCCGCTCTCCCAGAGTGAGGGTGCGTGCTGCCTTCTCAGGTGACGGATGGGGTGTCTCAGGCGTTCCACCAGGGGCGCAGGGGGACCGTCCACTTCTCGTCGGGGCCGAGTTTCATGCCGAGGACCTGGTGGAGTTGGACCACGTTGCGTTCGAAGCCGAGGACGCAGCCGGCCATGTAGAGGCCCCAGACCTTGGCGGTGCCCTCGTCGGCGGCGGCTACGCAGTAGTCCCAGTTCTCGACCAGGTTCTTGCACCATTCGCGCAGGGTGAGCGCGTAGTGCGGGCGCAGGTTCTCCTCGTGGAAGACCTCGAGGCCGACGTTCTGGATGTCGGAGATGATGCGGCCGGAGCCGATCAGCTCGCCGTCGGGGAACACGTAGCGGTCGATGAAGTCACCGGCCTTGGTGGTGCGGGTGTTGTCGGGCCGGGTGATGCAGTGGTTCAGGAACAGGCCGCCATCGCGCAGCTTGCTCTTGATGTAGCCGAAGTACGACGGGTAATTGTGCACGCCGATGTGCTCGGTGAGACCGATCGACGACAGCGCGTCGAATTCGGTTTCGGGCACGTCGCGGTAGTCGGAGTGGCGCACCTCGGCCAGGTCCTGCAGACCCTCCTCGGCGATCTTCTTCTGCGCCCACTCGGCCTGCTCCTTGGACAGCGTCGCACCGATCACCTTGACGCCGCGCTTGGCCGCGTAGCGCACCATGCCGCCCCAGCCGCAGCCGATATCGAGCAGCCGGTCGCCCGCCTTCAGGTTGAGCTTGTCGAACACCAGGCGGTACTTGTTCTCCTGCGCCTGCTCGAGGGTCCAGTTCTCGTCGCCGTAGACCGCGCAGGTGTAGGTCATCGACGGGCCGAGCACGTACTCGTAGAACTCGTTGGAGACGTCGTAGTGGTGGTGGATCGCCTCGGCGTCGCGGCCTTTGGAGTGCCGGAAGCCCTCCAGGGCGATGCGTCGCCAGCGCGGCAGCGTCTCCTGCGGCGGCGGAGCGATCGGCTTGAGCGCATCCCAGCCAAGCGAGCGGGCGATGGTGACCAGCGCCAGCGCCGACGGGCGCCGGAACTTCAAGTCGCTCATCGCTTTCAGGATGTCGTAGGGATCACCCGGGTGGACACCCTCGACGGCCATGTCACCGGAGATGTAGGCGCGCGCCATGCCCAGATCGCCCGGGGCGGTGGCGATGTAGTTGATGCCGCGCGGGGTGCGGATATCCAGCCGGTACTTCGAATCCTCCGGGCCGCAGCTCGACCCGTCGTAGGCGGTGAACCGAATGGGCACCGGCCCCTCGACGAGGGTCTCGAAGATCTCGGCGATGCTGAGTTTGGTTCCCAGTTCCGCGAAGACGTCCGAACGATCTTTGAACGTGGTCACTTGCGTTGCACCGCCTTCGAATACAAATCCAGTAAACGATGATCCGGGTCGTAGTGTTTCTTCAAATCGGGGTAGACGTCGCCGCCGTACAGAGCGGCGAATTCATCTTTGTCGTAGTACGCGTCCGAGTACAGAGATTTGTGACCGTCCAGTTCGGACACCTTGCGTTCGATCGCGCGATTGGCGGCGCCCTCCGGCGCACCCGGTGTCGTCGGCACGGCCGACCAGAAGCCGACGTTGACGTAGGTCCGCTCGGGTTCCAGCGGGTACAGCGGCCACGGCCGCCCGCCGGTGGTGGATCCCTTGTCGCGCAGGCGCAGTGGGCACAGCCAGACCGGCTCGATCGGAATCTCGGCGAGGAACCACGCCATGAACTCGGCGGTGCGCTCGATGGGCACCTCGATGTCCTGCACGACGCGTTCGCGTGGCGGGTTGCCCTTGCGGGCCTCCAGCTTGTCGGCGATGTCGTACTTGTGATCGAGCGCGATCAGCTTCCAATAGAAGCTCGAGCGCCGGTACTTCCGGGGCCAGAACCGGCGGATCCGCGGGTTCTGGGTCCCGAACGCGCGCGAGCACCAGAACCAGTCGGTGTCCCACCGCCACAGGTAGTCGTGGATGGTGAGGCGGTCGCGGCGGGGCTGTTTCGCGTCGTGCTGGATGGACCGGTAGAAGATGTC from Nocardia wallacei carries:
- a CDS encoding 3-hydroxyacyl-CoA dehydrogenase NAD-binding domain-containing protein, translated to MTDNMIAWEKDADGIVVLTMDDPNQGANTMNELYKSSMQATVDRLEAEKDDIAGVVITSAKKTFFAGGDLKNMMQTGPDDAAAIMEELTVIKSALRRLEQLGKPVVAAINGAALGGGLEIALATHHRIAADVKGLKIGLPEVKLGLLPAGGGVTRTVRMFGLQTALLQILLQGNEFDANKAKGIGLVDEVVGSVEELVPAAKAWIKANPDKGVQPWDVKGYKIPGGTPSSPALAANLPAFPANLRKQLKGANMPAPKNIMSAAIEGAQVDFDNASLIESRYFVNLLTGPVAKNMIQAFFFDLQTINNGGSRPKDVPKREIKKVGVLGAGMMGAGIAYVSAKAGYEVVLKDVSLEAAERGKNYSEKIEAKALSRGKTTEEKSKALLDRIHPTADAKDFAGVDFVIEAVFENTELKQKVFQEIEDIVTPDALLGSNTSTLPITGLATGVKREQDFIGIHFFSPVDKMPLVEIIKGEKTSDEALARVFDYTLAIRKTPIVVNDSRGFFTSRVIGTFVNEAIAMLKEGIDPQTIEQSGLQAGYPAAPLQLSDELNMKLMQKIAAETLEAAKAGDTRLGTERHPAQDVIDYMVGEGRPGRLEKAGFYDYDENGKRLGLWSGLREHFKTSTEDQVPFQDLIDRQLFIEAIETQKCFDEGVLTATADANIGSIFGIGYPAWTGGVHQFIVGYPGGQEAFVARADELAAKYGKRFEVPASLRK
- a CDS encoding serine/threonine-protein kinase; this encodes MNPHTGKVRSTDAPAESNTQRYPRIGIADQLAAMGLFDAEEIGRGGFGVVYRCAQRALDRVVAVKVLSSEIDQESRERFLREEHAMGRLSGHPNIVDVLQVDVTPGGLPFIVMPYATHGSLEQLIRDHGPLDWSDSLRVGVKLAGAIESAHRVHVLHRDVKPANVLLSRYGEPQLTDFGIARIPGGFRTSTSMITGSPAFTAPEVLKGEEPTVRSDVYGLGSTLFALLTGHAAFERQSGEKVVAQFLRITTQPVPDLREQDIPAGVAEVIERAMAADPADRPRSALELGELLRSVQREQGQLPDEMALLQPGPNADEAGIAGATAYPSLRSRSVLTGRRASPTLRPPPRDGSQDTAAAHPLVPPATLPPTAATKFRPPTPTRRPIERPRLLDILRAGERRRLAVIHGPAGFGKSTVAAQWRAELTAGGTAVAWLGIGDDDDNEVWFLAHLVQAIRRVAPELGTGLEQVLEERSGEAVPYAISTLIDEIHTAGQPVAVVIEDWHRVTDAGAHRAMDALLDNACHHLRFVVTTREQTGLPLSRLRVRDEVVELGCDELRLTPLETRQILVERNGFRLTDEQVEQIHTAADGWPAAIQLVSLSLRGGRPASADEPAGAAVVDAEQLIAHLSGGNHAIREYLSENVLDTLDTDMLEFLMAISVTERVSGSLAAALSGASDAERLLEQAQQRELFVSRVEHDPEWFRIQPLFAEHLRDRLERVHPGRSKALHRKASRWYAEHRQLRRSVDHALAATDLELALDLLESGGMDLIDTSRLATLLGTVSKLPVQQVASRSKLLLALARANINLQQSGAARTALGRLSSMLARSSPTDAETVRQRCEAAVLGAADLVARDRTDGVLDKVSDCLKLADDLPPWTVSTAGNLVSFVRLCEFDFDGARRMQDWAAPYHARSKDPLGMVLGLLGKGAAAYEQLDIDTATQCFEQAWQTARERSGPRSHAVRVAAAVLGEVTYRRGDLDAAQALLDESHQLVARVGPVDFLITTFVVGARVKAVLGDVDTAVARLDEGARIAADRKLPRLAAHIRAERLRLDLPVERPAVSMPEPAMRPVRHSTGVAALTSEAEEIAAIRALLARHYRGGVDALGDDDVAPLGTDDSAVKRARALHARMSEQRRPRAGLDAALLLAECLSAAGWTGEAIATLTPAVARCAELGWPRPLLDAGPGVVGLLSTFRNDLLFGADHAETPAIPRKFLDCLL
- a CDS encoding class I SAM-dependent methyltransferase, yielding MTTFKDRSDVFAELGTKLSIAEIFETLVEGPVPIRFTAYDGSSCGPEDSKYRLDIRTPRGINYIATAPGDLGMARAYISGDMAVEGVHPGDPYDILKAMSDLKFRRPSALALVTIARSLGWDALKPIAPPPQETLPRWRRIALEGFRHSKGRDAEAIHHHYDVSNEFYEYVLGPSMTYTCAVYGDENWTLEQAQENKYRLVFDKLNLKAGDRLLDIGCGWGGMVRYAAKRGVKVIGATLSKEQAEWAQKKIAEEGLQDLAEVRHSDYRDVPETEFDALSSIGLTEHIGVHNYPSYFGYIKSKLRDGGLFLNHCITRPDNTRTTKAGDFIDRYVFPDGELIGSGRIISDIQNVGLEVFHEENLRPHYALTLREWCKNLVENWDYCVAAADEGTAKVWGLYMAGCVLGFERNVVQLHQVLGMKLGPDEKWTVPLRPWWNA